One Microbacterium sp. zg-B96 genomic region harbors:
- the rpsT gene encoding 30S ribosomal protein S20, whose translation MANIKSQIKRNKTNEKARERNKAVKSELRTEVRRTREAIAAGDKAAAEKALIKAAKKLDKAVSKGVIHENQAANRKSAIAKQVAAL comes from the coding sequence GTGGCGAACATCAAGTCGCAGATCAAGCGCAACAAGACCAACGAGAAGGCACGCGAGCGCAACAAGGCTGTGAAGAGCGAGCTGCGCACCGAGGTGCGTCGCACCCGCGAAGCCATCGCCGCAGGCGACAAGGCCGCTGCCGAGAAGGCTCTCATCAAGGCGGCCAAGAAGCTGGACAAGGCCGTCAGCAAGGGCGTCATCCACGAGAACCAGGCAGCGAACCGCAAGTCGGCCATCGCCAAGCAGGTTGCCGCGCTCTGA
- a CDS encoding ExeM/NucH family extracellular endonuclease, which translates to MTHRTHPRPARRPIAVVAAFATAAAGLTFAPAAAHAAVTVDAPVVISEVYGGGGNAGGAFNRDFIELANVSDAAVDLSGYSVQYASATGGNWQVTALSGVTLPAGAQLLIGQATGADATQPGFTADVEGAIALSGSQGKVALVSAQTPLSGSTGLVDLPEVVDFVGWGAANHFAGTAAAPATGNSQSVSRNAEFSHTADNAADFALATPTPVGRGGTDPDPEPEPEPEVVAIAEIQGTADVSPLAGRTVITSGVVTAHYPSGGYNGYVIQTPGTGGTLDQATHVASHAVFVYAPEASGEVALGDTVQVTGVVSEFDGLTEITVAPGAATKLAPAAAPTPATVGWPGAAAQREALESMLVAPQGAFTVTNTYNTGQYGEVGLAAGATPLRQPTDAARPGSAEAAAIAADNAARAVTLDDGASRNFLSAANSALTPAYVSLVEPVVVGGTATLTAPVIVDYRNNTWKFNTPTPLAGDGSGTDGVVFTNPRTAAPESVGGDLSIASFNVLNYFTTLGTENASCVAYTDRFGDGVTVREGCDQRGAWDAEDLARQQAKIVAAIEQLDADVVGLMEIENSAALGEQADEATATLVTALNDAAGQDTWAYVPSSTELPDPAGQDVITNAIIYQPAAVSPVGAARALGDESGDDQAFGNAREPIAQVFEPADGGEPFLFVVNHFKSKGSAGPWPGDADSGDGQGASNESRVRQATALRDWVAQIQGDVEAVALVGDFNSYGQEDPLHVLYEAGYVSAEQAFGVTTQSYSFSGLSGSLDHVLLNDEARGRASGADIWNINSGEALSLEYSRFRSHGTEFYADDVYRSSDHDPIKVGLSADAAPVALTLLGINDFHGRIDANTVKFAGTVEQLRDAASGPVLFLSSGDNIGASLFASSIAQDQPTIDVLNALELDSSAVGNHEFDRGWADLEGRVQDAFDAPQLGANVYLAGTETPALPEYSLHEADGLTVGVIGAVTEETPSLVSPAGITALEFGDPVEAVNRVAAELSDGDAANGEADVLVALYHEGAGAGTPDGSTLEEELAAGGPFAALVNDTTADVDAIFTGHTHKEYAWSAPIPGTDRTRPVVQTGSYGARIGEITLTVDAATGEVAAHTERNVPRTTVDDAVLIAQYPRVAEVDGIVDAAIAAAAEVGNTAVGEVAADITTAHAGGSFVNGVWTGGTRDDRASESALGNTVANMLRDSLADLPDGAVIGVTNPGGLRAELWDTQAEFQGTAVPGLPDGTVSFSQANAVLPFNNTLGLVTLTGEQFVTMLEQQWQTNADGTIPQRPYLQVGLSDNVTYTFDPALPAGQRITSVTIDGQPLDPAGEYRIGTFSFLAAGGDNFRVFTEGTGYVDTGLQDYEAWVDYIADNSALTPSFAKHAVQVSGVPETVDPGAAVQFSVAGLNLTSRGAPENTTLSVSLGDTVLGEVPVGEGAATVAVTLPADLPAGAAALTLTAQPSGTVATVPIEVTDTVEQAQTTTRLVPLLPVHVNRFLPTTLVAYVQQDGGRPDGVVEFRRGGADGAIVGTATVRNGLASLRLGTLSRGIHSYTAVFVPKDTVAVAGSTSRSATVRVIG; encoded by the coding sequence GTGACGCACCGCACCCACCCCCGCCCTGCGCGCCGCCCCATTGCCGTCGTCGCGGCCTTCGCGACCGCCGCTGCCGGGTTGACCTTCGCGCCAGCGGCCGCGCACGCCGCCGTCACGGTCGACGCCCCCGTCGTCATCTCGGAGGTGTACGGCGGTGGCGGCAACGCCGGCGGCGCGTTCAACCGGGACTTCATCGAACTGGCGAACGTGTCGGATGCCGCGGTGGACCTGTCCGGCTACAGCGTGCAGTACGCCTCCGCCACGGGCGGCAACTGGCAGGTGACGGCGCTGAGCGGCGTCACCCTGCCCGCCGGCGCGCAGCTGCTGATCGGGCAGGCGACCGGGGCGGATGCGACGCAGCCCGGATTCACCGCGGACGTGGAAGGCGCCATCGCGCTCAGCGGATCACAGGGCAAGGTCGCCCTGGTGTCGGCGCAGACACCGCTGTCCGGCTCCACCGGGCTGGTGGACCTGCCCGAAGTGGTCGACTTCGTCGGCTGGGGCGCGGCCAACCACTTCGCAGGCACCGCCGCTGCTCCCGCGACCGGAAATTCCCAAAGCGTCAGCAGGAACGCGGAGTTCTCCCACACCGCCGACAACGCCGCCGACTTCGCCCTGGCCACCCCCACCCCCGTCGGACGAGGCGGAACCGACCCCGACCCAGAGCCGGAGCCCGAGCCGGAGGTCGTCGCGATCGCGGAGATCCAGGGAACGGCCGACGTCTCCCCGCTGGCCGGGCGTACCGTCATCACGAGCGGTGTCGTGACGGCCCACTACCCCTCCGGCGGGTACAACGGGTACGTCATCCAGACCCCCGGCACCGGTGGCACGCTGGATCAGGCGACCCACGTGGCATCCCACGCCGTGTTCGTGTACGCGCCGGAGGCATCCGGTGAGGTCGCGCTGGGAGACACCGTGCAGGTCACCGGCGTCGTGTCCGAATTCGACGGTCTCACCGAGATCACCGTCGCGCCCGGCGCGGCGACGAAGCTCGCCCCCGCCGCGGCACCGACCCCGGCCACCGTCGGCTGGCCCGGTGCCGCCGCTCAGCGCGAAGCGCTGGAATCCATGCTCGTGGCCCCGCAGGGCGCGTTCACCGTCACCAACACCTACAACACCGGCCAATACGGCGAGGTCGGGCTCGCGGCAGGGGCCACGCCGCTGCGTCAGCCGACGGATGCCGCTCGCCCCGGTTCCGCCGAGGCGGCCGCGATCGCCGCCGACAACGCCGCCCGCGCCGTGACACTCGACGACGGGGCCAGCCGGAACTTCCTCAGCGCCGCCAACAGTGCGCTCACCCCCGCCTACGTGTCGCTGGTCGAGCCGGTCGTCGTCGGCGGGACCGCGACGCTCACCGCGCCGGTCATCGTGGACTACCGCAACAACACGTGGAAGTTCAACACCCCCACGCCGCTGGCCGGCGACGGCTCCGGCACTGACGGCGTCGTGTTCACCAACCCCCGCACCGCCGCCCCCGAGTCCGTCGGCGGCGACCTGTCGATCGCGTCCTTCAACGTGCTCAACTACTTCACGACCCTCGGCACCGAGAACGCCTCCTGTGTCGCGTACACCGACCGGTTCGGCGACGGCGTCACGGTGCGCGAAGGCTGCGACCAGCGCGGGGCGTGGGATGCCGAGGATCTGGCACGCCAGCAGGCGAAGATCGTCGCCGCCATCGAGCAACTCGACGCCGACGTGGTGGGCCTGATGGAGATCGAGAACTCCGCTGCCCTCGGCGAGCAGGCCGACGAGGCCACCGCGACCCTCGTGACCGCTCTCAACGACGCGGCGGGCCAGGACACGTGGGCGTACGTCCCGTCGTCCACCGAGCTACCCGATCCCGCCGGGCAGGACGTCATCACGAACGCGATCATCTACCAGCCCGCCGCCGTCTCCCCCGTCGGCGCCGCGCGCGCCCTGGGCGACGAGAGCGGCGACGACCAGGCGTTCGGCAACGCCCGCGAACCCATCGCGCAGGTGTTCGAACCCGCCGACGGCGGCGAGCCGTTCCTGTTCGTCGTCAACCACTTCAAGTCGAAGGGTTCCGCAGGCCCGTGGCCCGGCGACGCCGACAGCGGCGACGGACAGGGCGCGTCGAACGAATCCCGCGTGCGCCAGGCCACCGCGCTGCGCGACTGGGTGGCACAGATCCAGGGCGACGTCGAAGCCGTGGCCCTCGTCGGCGACTTCAACTCCTACGGCCAGGAAGACCCGCTGCACGTGCTCTACGAAGCCGGCTACGTCAGCGCCGAGCAGGCGTTCGGCGTGACCACGCAGTCGTACAGCTTCTCCGGACTATCGGGATCGCTCGACCACGTGCTGCTGAACGACGAGGCACGGGGGCGCGCCAGCGGCGCCGACATCTGGAACATCAACTCCGGCGAGGCGCTGTCACTGGAGTACAGCCGCTTCCGCTCCCACGGCACCGAGTTCTACGCCGACGACGTCTACCGCTCCAGCGATCACGACCCGATCAAGGTCGGACTCAGCGCGGATGCCGCGCCGGTCGCGCTGACCCTGCTGGGGATCAACGACTTCCACGGTCGCATCGACGCCAACACCGTGAAGTTCGCCGGCACCGTGGAGCAGTTGCGCGATGCGGCATCCGGACCGGTGCTGTTCCTGTCGTCGGGTGACAACATCGGCGCGTCGCTGTTCGCCTCGTCGATCGCGCAGGACCAGCCGACGATCGATGTGCTCAACGCGCTGGAACTGGACAGCAGCGCCGTCGGAAACCACGAGTTCGACCGCGGTTGGGCAGACCTCGAAGGGCGCGTGCAGGACGCATTCGACGCCCCGCAGCTGGGCGCGAACGTCTACCTCGCCGGCACCGAGACTCCCGCGCTGCCGGAGTACTCGCTGCACGAGGCGGATGGTCTCACCGTCGGCGTGATCGGCGCCGTCACCGAGGAGACCCCGTCGCTGGTCTCGCCCGCCGGCATCACGGCGCTGGAGTTCGGCGACCCCGTCGAGGCGGTCAACCGCGTCGCGGCCGAGCTATCAGACGGCGATGCCGCCAACGGCGAGGCCGACGTGCTCGTGGCGCTCTATCACGAGGGTGCCGGTGCCGGCACGCCCGACGGCTCGACGCTCGAGGAGGAACTCGCCGCCGGTGGACCGTTCGCTGCCCTGGTGAACGACACCACCGCCGACGTGGACGCGATCTTCACGGGACACACCCACAAGGAATACGCGTGGTCGGCGCCGATCCCCGGCACCGACCGCACCCGCCCCGTGGTGCAGACCGGCTCCTACGGCGCCCGCATCGGCGAGATCACACTGACGGTGGATGCCGCCACCGGCGAGGTCGCCGCGCACACCGAGCGCAATGTCCCGCGCACCACGGTCGATGACGCGGTGCTCATTGCGCAGTACCCGCGGGTGGCGGAGGTCGACGGGATCGTGGATGCCGCAATCGCCGCCGCCGCAGAGGTCGGCAACACCGCCGTCGGTGAAGTCGCCGCCGACATCACCACGGCGCACGCCGGCGGATCGTTCGTGAACGGGGTGTGGACCGGTGGCACCCGCGACGACCGGGCGTCGGAGTCGGCGCTGGGCAACACCGTCGCGAACATGCTGCGCGATTCGCTCGCGGACCTCCCCGATGGTGCCGTCATCGGCGTCACCAACCCGGGTGGGCTGCGCGCCGAACTGTGGGACACCCAAGCGGAGTTCCAGGGGACCGCGGTGCCGGGCCTCCCAGACGGCACCGTGTCGTTCTCGCAGGCCAACGCGGTGCTGCCGTTCAACAACACGCTGGGGCTCGTGACGCTGACCGGCGAACAGTTCGTCACGATGCTTGAGCAGCAGTGGCAGACCAACGCCGACGGCACCATCCCGCAGCGGCCGTATCTGCAGGTGGGACTTTCCGACAACGTCACCTACACGTTCGACCCGGCGCTACCCGCAGGCCAGCGCATCACCTCGGTCACCATCGACGGCCAGCCGCTGGACCCGGCGGGCGAGTACCGCATCGGCACGTTCTCGTTCCTCGCCGCCGGGGGTGACAACTTCCGGGTCTTCACCGAAGGCACCGGATACGTCGACACCGGGCTGCAGGACTACGAGGCGTGGGTGGACTACATCGCCGACAACTCAGCGCTGACCCCGTCGTTCGCCAAGCACGCCGTACAGGTCAGCGGGGTGCCCGAGACGGTGGATCCCGGCGCCGCAGTGCAGTTCTCGGTGGCGGGGCTCAACCTCACCAGCCGGGGCGCGCCGGAGAACACCACCCTGTCGGTGTCACTGGGCGACACCGTGCTCGGTGAGGTACCCGTCGGCGAGGGAGCGGCGACCGTCGCGGTGACCCTCCCGGCGGATCTGCCCGCCGGGGCGGCAGCGCTGACCCTCACCGCCCAGCCGTCCGGAACCGTCGCGACCGTGCCGATCGAGGTCACCGACACCGTCGAGCAGGCCCAGACCACGACGCGCCTGGTGCCGCTGCTGCCGGTGCACGTCAACCGGTTCCTGCCCACGACGCTCGTCGCGTACGTGCAGCAGGACGGCGGGCGTCCCGACGGCGTGGTCGAATTCCGCAGGGGCGGCGCCGACGGTGCGATCGTGGGGACCGCCACCGTGCGCAACGGGCTGGCAAGCCTGCGACTGGGCACCCTCAGCCGCGGCATCCACTCCTACACGGCGGTGTTCGTGCCGAAGGACACCGTCGCCGTGGCCGGCTCGACCAGCCGCAGTGCCACCGTCAGGGTCATCGGCTGA
- a CDS encoding alpha/beta hydrolase, with translation MTVQVVFVHGIRTSASMWRAQVDYLTARGVAARPLDLPGHGTRMAETFTLEGAFATIDDAVRDAATRGPVLLVGHSMGGLLATEYAGSEDRPPLDGLVGASCTAIPRGVGLAAYRLLARGFDALPGRGMWFTRRMLARTLPPETREDFGAGGYALDAQDVAMRSLSVLDLLAALRRIEVPTWFVNGQYDQLRVNERLFTTLVPHAELIVVPRTTHLVTAMRPGVFNAVLGLAVATIERGAPGPS, from the coding sequence ATGACGGTGCAGGTCGTTTTCGTACACGGGATCCGCACGTCGGCGAGCATGTGGCGCGCCCAGGTGGACTACCTCACGGCGCGGGGGGTGGCGGCACGCCCGCTGGACCTGCCCGGCCATGGCACCCGCATGGCCGAGACGTTCACGCTGGAGGGCGCCTTCGCCACCATCGACGACGCGGTACGCGATGCCGCGACGCGGGGACCGGTGCTGCTGGTGGGCCACTCCATGGGCGGGCTGTTGGCCACCGAATACGCCGGCAGCGAGGACCGCCCGCCGCTGGATGGTCTCGTGGGGGCCTCGTGCACTGCGATCCCGCGCGGGGTGGGGCTGGCCGCCTACCGGCTGCTCGCCCGCGGGTTCGACGCGCTCCCGGGTCGGGGCATGTGGTTCACCCGGCGGATGCTCGCCCGCACCCTGCCGCCGGAGACCCGGGAGGACTTCGGAGCCGGCGGCTACGCCCTCGACGCGCAGGACGTCGCGATGCGGAGTCTGTCGGTGCTCGATCTGCTCGCGGCGCTGCGGCGCATCGAGGTGCCCACCTGGTTCGTCAACGGACAGTACGACCAGCTGCGGGTCAATGAGCGGCTCTTCACCACCCTGGTGCCGCACGCCGAACTGATCGTCGTGCCGCGCACCACCCACCTGGTGACGGCGATGCGGCCCGGGGTGTTCAACGCAGTGCTCGGACTCGCCGTGGCGACTATCGAACGAGGCGCACCCGGGCCGTCATGA
- a CDS encoding MFS transporter encodes MTHPAQTGHRVGAPWFTLFTLAWLALWAVQLVPVQLLLPLQLDTPDDADGWISGVIWSGLVLAAGGVAAIVVGPLAGALSDRTRSRIGRRRPWALGGSWLAAAALVATAFADGPWLIGISWIGVSVGFATASAAFTALIADQLTDQRGTASAAVGSAQALGLVVGVGVIALFELDIVAGYLLLAVLMAVLGTAAAVLLPDPAVEIPPMAKTSWAGRLVALRDRDFTWMLAGRLFVNIGNGLGTALLLFFLIYGLHRHPTDAEYDLLLLILVYTVFVVVASVAGGWVSDRTHRRTGIVVASALVQAVAALLLAVAPTYETTLVAGALLGLGYGAFTSVGLALAADLLPTAADHARDLGIVNVSANLGQLLGPLLGALLVAAVGGFWLLFAAAGAFSVAGAVMTARVRLVR; translated from the coding sequence ATGACGCACCCCGCCCAGACCGGTCACCGTGTCGGTGCGCCCTGGTTCACGCTGTTCACCCTGGCCTGGCTGGCGCTATGGGCGGTGCAGCTCGTCCCAGTGCAGCTGTTGCTGCCGCTGCAGCTGGACACGCCCGACGACGCCGACGGCTGGATCTCGGGGGTCATCTGGTCGGGGCTCGTTCTGGCCGCCGGGGGAGTGGCGGCCATCGTGGTGGGGCCGCTGGCCGGTGCGCTGTCCGACCGCACGCGCTCGCGCATCGGCCGCCGTCGGCCCTGGGCACTGGGCGGCAGCTGGCTCGCCGCGGCGGCGCTGGTGGCGACCGCGTTCGCCGACGGACCCTGGCTGATCGGGATCTCGTGGATCGGAGTGTCGGTCGGGTTCGCCACGGCATCCGCCGCGTTCACCGCTCTCATCGCCGACCAGCTCACCGACCAGCGCGGGACCGCGTCGGCCGCGGTGGGCTCGGCCCAGGCGCTGGGCCTGGTGGTCGGAGTGGGGGTCATCGCCCTGTTCGAGCTGGACATCGTTGCCGGTTACCTGCTGCTCGCGGTGCTCATGGCCGTGCTCGGCACCGCGGCGGCGGTCCTGCTGCCCGACCCGGCCGTCGAGATCCCGCCCATGGCCAAGACGTCGTGGGCCGGGCGCCTGGTGGCACTGCGCGATCGCGACTTCACCTGGATGCTCGCCGGCCGCCTCTTCGTGAACATCGGCAACGGGCTCGGCACCGCCCTGCTGCTGTTCTTCTTGATCTACGGCCTGCACCGGCATCCGACGGACGCGGAGTACGACCTGCTGCTGCTGATCCTCGTCTACACGGTGTTCGTCGTGGTCGCCTCCGTGGCCGGCGGCTGGGTGTCCGACCGCACGCACCGCCGCACCGGGATCGTGGTGGCATCCGCGCTCGTGCAGGCCGTCGCCGCGCTGCTGCTGGCCGTCGCGCCGACGTATGAGACCACGCTCGTCGCCGGCGCCCTGCTGGGTCTCGGGTATGGCGCATTCACGTCCGTGGGGCTGGCGCTGGCCGCCGATCTGCTGCCGACCGCCGCCGACCACGCCCGCGATCTCGGCATCGTCAACGTCTCAGCGAACCTCGGCCAGCTGCTCGGGCCACTCCTGGGCGCGCTGCTGGTGGCGGCGGTCGGCGGGTTCTGGCTCCTGTTCGCCGCGGCGGGGGCGTTCTCGGTGGCCGGCGCCGTCATGACGGCCCGGGTGCGCCTCGTTCGATAG